The Kineothrix sp. IPX-CK genomic interval TTAAAAAACATATCCTTTCACATAGAAGACTATGATAAGGCCGCAATCGTCGGCATTAACGGAGCAGGAAAAACCACGCTTCTTAGGATCATCGTCGGAGAAATGACAGCCGACGAGGGTATTGTCGTTTTTTCCAAGGATAAAACCTTCGGCTATCTGTCCCAGCATCAGTCTGTAGACAGCGGCGGCACGATTTATGACGAGCTCTTATCTGTCAAAAAGGAGCTGATTCTTATCGAGTCACAGCTCCGTCAGACGGAACTGCAAATGAAGGCTTCCTCCGGAACAGAATTGGAAAAGTTGATGGAATCCTATTCTCTGCTCACCCATCAGTTCGAGCAGGGCGGCGGCTATGCATATCGCAGTGAACTCATCGGAGTCTTAAAAGGCTTAGGCTTTGCGGAAAGCGATTTTACCAAATCAGTCTCCACCCTCTCCGGAGGACAGAAGACACGTGTTGCCCTGGGCAAACTTCTTTTATTAAAGCCGGATTTGATCATGCTGGATGAGCCCACCAACCACTTGGATATGTCTTCCATTACATGGCTGGAAACTTATCTATTAAACTATAAAGGTGCGGTTATCATCGTATCCCACGACCGCTATTTTCTCGATCGTATTTCCAATAAAATCATTGAAATCGACCAGACAAAAGCCTCCGTATTTTCCGGCAATTACAGCGATTATGCTGTGAAAAAGGAGTTGATTCGCACCGCCGCCCTGAAAGCTTACATGAACCAGCAGCAGGAAATCCGGCACCAGGAGGAAGTCATCCAGAAGTTAAAGTCATTCAACCGCGAAAAATCCATTAAACGCGCCGAAAGCCGTGAAAAGATGTTAGATAAAATCGAGGTTCTGGAAAAGCCCACGGAAGCTCCTACGGATATGAACATCCGCTTAGAGCCCAAATATATAAGCGGCAACGACGTTCTTCACGGAGAGAACCTCTCCAAAGCCTTCGGCCCTCTCTCGCTGTTTCGTGACATCAGTTTCGATATAAAGCGCGGGGAGCATGTTGCTGTCATCGGCGATAACGGTACGGGAAAAACCACTATCCTGAAAATCATTAACGGTCTGGTCCCTGCCGATTCCGGCACCATTAAAACCGGCAGCAACGTTCACATCGGCTATTATGATCAGGAGCACAACGTGCTGCATAAGGAAAAGACTTTATTCGAGGAAATTTCCGACGATTATTCGACCCTAAACAATACGGAAATCCGAAATACTCTCGCTGCCTTTCTTTTTACCGGCGATGATGTGTTCAAGCGTATCTGTGACTTGAGCGGCGGAGAAAGAGGTCGGGTTTCTCTTGCTAAATTAATGCTTTCGGAATCTAATTTCCTCATCCTCGACGAGCCTACCAACCATTTGGACATTGCTTCCAAGGAGATTTTAGAGGACGCCATAAATAACTATACGGGCACGGTTCTCTACGTATCCCATGACCGTTATTTCATCAACAGAACCGCCTCCCGTATTCTGGAACTGGCAAACGGCACACTCATCAACTATCTGGGAAACTACGACTATTATTTGGAAAAGAAGCCTCAGCTATCCTCCGCATACGCTGCCGTCTCTCCTTCACCTTCTATGGAGAACAATTCCGTCTCCAAGCAGGATTGGAAGGAGCAAAAAGAACAGCAGGCGAAGCAGCGCAGAAAAGAAAACGAGCTGAAACGCATCGAATACAGAATTGAGGTTTTGGAAAACCGCGAGGCCGAAATCGATGAGCTCATGGTTCTTCCTGATGTCTGTACGAACGTAGTCAAGCTTCAAGAGCTTTCCAGGGAAAAGGAAAGCATCTCTGCGGAAATCGAAGGCCTGCTGAACCGCTGGGAGGAACTTGAGTCCGAGGACTGATTGTATCGTGTATAAAAAAGCCAGCATGCTTCACTCAACAACAAGGCATGCCGGCTTTTATCGTCCTTTTTGCAATTACATAGCTTCGTATGTCTTTCGAACCGCTTTGATAAAGTCCCCGCTGTTTAACACCGTTACGTCCTTAAGCGTCGTAATCAGCGCAAGATCCTTCGTCATCTTACCCTCTTCGATGGTGGAAAGAGTCGCTCTCTCCAGCTTATCTGCAAAAGTTACCAGTTCCCTTGTTCCGTCCAGCTCTCCTCTTTTCCTGAGCGCTCCCGTCCATGCGAAAATAGTCGCTACGGAATTGGTGGATGTCTCTTCCCCCTTTAAATGCTTGTAATAATGTCTTTGCACCGTACCGTGAGCCGCTTCGTATTCGTATACTCCGGTTGGAGATACGAGTACGGAGGTCATCATAGCAAGAGAACCGAATGCCGAGGATACCATATCGCTCATCACATCACCATCATAATTCTTGCACGCCCATATAAATCCGCCTTTAGCCTT includes:
- a CDS encoding ABC-F family ATP-binding cassette domain-containing protein, yielding MILSCQNISKAFNEKSILKNISFHIEDYDKAAIVGINGAGKTTLLRIIVGEMTADEGIVVFSKDKTFGYLSQHQSVDSGGTIYDELLSVKKELILIESQLRQTELQMKASSGTELEKLMESYSLLTHQFEQGGGYAYRSELIGVLKGLGFAESDFTKSVSTLSGGQKTRVALGKLLLLKPDLIMLDEPTNHLDMSSITWLETYLLNYKGAVIIVSHDRYFLDRISNKIIEIDQTKASVFSGNYSDYAVKKELIRTAALKAYMNQQQEIRHQEEVIQKLKSFNREKSIKRAESREKMLDKIEVLEKPTEAPTDMNIRLEPKYISGNDVLHGENLSKAFGPLSLFRDISFDIKRGEHVAVIGDNGTGKTTILKIINGLVPADSGTIKTGSNVHIGYYDQEHNVLHKEKTLFEEISDDYSTLNNTEIRNTLAAFLFTGDDVFKRICDLSGGERGRVSLAKLMLSESNFLILDEPTNHLDIASKEILEDAINNYTGTVLYVSHDRYFINRTASRILELANGTLINYLGNYDYYLEKKPQLSSAYAAVSPSPSMENNSVSKQDWKEQKEQQAKQRRKENELKRIEYRIEVLENREAEIDELMVLPDVCTNVVKLQELSREKESISAEIEGLLNRWEELESED